The genomic window TCGTCGGCGAACGGATTCACCGCGCTCACCCTGGTGCTCTCGCTGCAGGCGTCGTACGCAGCGCCGCTGATCCTGCTCGCGCAGAACCGCCAGGACGACCGCGACCGCGTGCAGATCGAGCAGGACCGCCAGCGCGCCGAACGCAACCTCGCCGACACCGAGTACCTCGCGCGCGAGGTCGTGGCCCTGCGTCTCGCGGTCAAGGACCTCGCGTCGAAGGACTTCATCCGGTCGGAGCTGCGGCAGGTGCTCGAGGAGCTCGACCGGCGCGAGGAGCTCGACCGGCGCGACGAACTCGACCGGCGCGACGAACTCGACCGGCGCGACGAACTCGACCGGCGCGACGAGGAGGACGCACCCCGTGCCACCTCCTGAGCCGACCCCCGGCGACCTCGAGACGCGCGTGCGGGCGAGCCTCGGCTCGGTGATCGACCCCGAGATCCGCCGCCCGATCACCGAGCTCGACATGGTCGGCGGCGTGACGGCCGACGACGCCGGCCGCGTGCGCGTCGACGTGCGCCTGACGATCGTCGGATGCCCCGCCAGCGACCGCATCGAACGCGACGTGCGCGAGGCGGCCGAGCAGGTCGCGGGCACCGGCAACGTCGAGGTCGAACTGAACGTGATGACCCCCGAGCAGCGGCAGGCCCTGACCGAGCGGCTGCGCGGCGGCAAGGCCCGCGGCAACCCGTTCGGCCCGGGAACGCTCACACGGGTCATCGCGGTGACGAGCGGCAAGGGCGGCGTCGGCAAGTCGACGCTGACCGCGAACCTCGCGGTCGCGCTCGCGGCTCGTGGCCTTGCGGTCGGCCTCATCGACGCCGACGTGCACGGCTTCTCGATCCCCGGGCTGCTCGGCCTCGTCGACGAGCACGGCAACGCGGTGAAGCCCACCCGCGTCGACGACATGATCCTGCCGCCGGTCGCGCACGGCGTGAAGGTGATCTCGATCGGGATGTTCGTGGAACCTGCGGAACCCGGCGGCCGCGCGTCGTCGGTCGCGGTCGCCTGGCGCGGCCCGATGCTGCATCGGACGCTCTCGCAGTTCCTCACCGACGTCTGGTTCGGCGACCTCGACGTGCTGCTGCTCGACCTGCCGCCCGGCACGGGCGATGTCGCCATCTCGCTCGGGCAGCTGCTGCCGAACGCCGAGGTCGTCGTCGTCACCACGCCGCAGCCCGCGGCCGCAGACGTGGCCGAGCGCTCGGGGGTGGTGGCCCGGCAGACCGGGCAGCGCGTGGTCGGCGTGGTCGAGAACATGGCCGCGTTCGAAGGCGCCGACGGCGCACTGGTCGACCTGTTCGGCGCGGGCGGCGGCGAGGAGGTCGCGGCCCGGCTCTCCGAGGGGCAGGCGGAGCCTGTGCCGCTGCTCGCGAGCGTGCCGCTCAGCGTCGCCCTGCGTCGCGGCGGCGACGAGGGCGTTCCCGTGGTCGCATCCGAACCCGACGACCCCGCGGCGCGCGCGATCGAGGGCGTCGCCGCGGCGCTCGCCGCCCGCCCCCGCGACCTGCAGGGGCGCCGCCTCGACGTGACGGTTCGGTGATCGGATGCCCCGGCGCGCTGCACATCCGCTCGCCGGGGTGATCGCGGCCGGTCTCGCCGGCGGGGTGGCCTGCCTGCTCGTCGCGTGCGCCGTCGCCGCACCGGAGGCCCCGGCGACAGAGTCTGCTGCCGACGTGTCCGCACCGCCGGCCGAACTCGCCGCGAGTGTGCTGCAGAGCCGGCAGGACGTCGTCGACGGTCGGCTCGTCGTGCAGGTCGACAACGGCACGGATGCCGCGCTCACGATCGACCGGCTCGTCGTCCGGTCGCCGGCCCTCGCCGACGAGGGCGTCGTCGAGGGCCCGAAGCAGATCCCGGCCGGCCGGTCGGTGCAGTACCGCGTCGACCTCCCCGACGTCACGTGCGAGGAGCCCGGCGAGGTCGCGGCCGTCGTCGAGCTGACAGGAACCGTCGACCACTCGGCGATCGACGGGGAGCTGCCCACGACCGATCCCTACGACACGATCGCCCGGGTCCAGAACGACGGATGCCTCGCCGAGGCGGTCGAGCGCATCGTCACGATCACCCCGCCCGAGCGGCTGCGCTCGACCGGATCGGGCGTCGACCGGCGGGCGTTCATCGACCTCACCATCGAACCGGCGGGCGCGAGCCCGGACTCGAGCCCGGACGCGAGCGGTGACCCGGGCACGGTCTCGGTGCGGCGGATCCTCGGCACGACCCTGCTCTCGGCCGAGGGCGGGCTGAACTGGCCGATCACGGCGGAGTTGACGTCCGACGGCGAGCCCTCGGTGATCGAGCTGCCGGTGCGTCCGGCACGCTGCGACCCGCACGCGGGCGCCGAGGACAAGCGCGGCACGATCCTCCCGCTCGAGGTGGTCACGAGCGACGGCTGGAGCGGACTGTACGAGGTGCGCTCGGGCGCCGCCCTCAAGCAGGACCTGTTCGCCTACTTCACCGAGCGCTGTGGGCTGCCCGGAGGCTGAACGCACCGCGCCGCCCCGCTGCGCCGGCGCGCTGCGCCGATGCGCTACGACCGCGGCTCGACGACGCGCGCGAGCAGCTCGACCAGCAGGCGTTCGGTGAGCGGCGCCGGCAGCGCCTCGACGAGCGCGAGCACCGGGGCCATCTGCGCGGGCAGCGAGCCGCCGGAGCCGCCACCGCCCGTCCCGCCGGTGCCATCCGCGGCATCGCCCAGCCCGATCGCGCGGAGCAGGGCCGCTGCGGTGTCCGAGTCGATCGGCGCGCCCGATCCGAGCACCGCCGCCGCACCCGGCACCTGCGCGAGCCCGGCGAGCGCCTGCTCGCCGTCGATCGGCGGGACGCCGCGGACCTCGTCGGCCGCGCCCCGCAGTGCGGGCACGAGGTCGCCCAGCACCCGCTCGGTGACGGGGGTCACGGTCAGGTGGGTCGTGCGCGGCAGCGGCTCGCCGCCGTCCTGCGCGAGCCCGGGCTGGAGCTGGAGGATCCAGCCGTGACCGCGCGCGGCATCCGCCCAGTGGTGCGGGTCGACGCGGCGCTCGGGCTCCACCGTGTCGTCGGTGGCGACCGCGAGCAGCGGACCGGTCGGCTCGCCGACGACCCGCAGCCCCTCGATGCCGTCGATCGCCTCGCGCAGCGCGACCGTCGCCCGCGCCGACTGCGCGGAGAGGTCGCGGAACCCGTCGACGCCGAGCGCCTCGATGATGGCCCAGGCGGCGGCCAGCGGGCCGGCGGGCTTCGAGCCGGTCATCGTCGGGTTGACGACGGGATACCCGGGCCAGCGCGTCGTCGCGAAGTACTGCCGGCGGTGCAGGTCGCGGCCGCGGGTGAGCAGCACCGACACGCCCTTGGGAGCGAAGCCGTACTTGTGCAGGTCGGCCGAGAGGCTCGTGATGCCGGGGACGCGGAAATCCCACGGGCGCAGCAGGTCGCCCTCGGATTCCCGGAAGGCGAGCGCGAACCCGCCGATGCATGCGTCGACGTGCAACCGGATGCCGCGCGGCGCGCAGATCGCCGCGACATCGAACACCGGGTCCATCGTGGCGAACGGGTACGACGGCGCGCTAACCACGACGAGCGCGACGTCGTCGCCGAGCCGCTCCTCGATCGCCGCCGGGCTGACCGCGCCCGTCGCCGGGTCGACCGGAACGAGGTCGAGCTCGAGCCCCAGGTACGCGGCGGCCTTCTGGAAGGCGGCGTGGGCCGTGACCGGCGCCACGAGCCGCGGTGTCCGAGGGCTGCCCGTGCGCGCGGCGCGCCACGCGTCGCGGGCACCCTTGACCGCCATCAGGCAGCTCTCGGTGCCGCCCGACGTGACCGAGCCGACCACGTCGTCGTCGCCGTGGAACACGTCGCGAGCAAAGCCGAGCACGCGCGACTCCATCGCCGCGACCGAGGTGAACGTGGTCGGGTCGAGCCCGTTCACGGGCTGCACGAGGCGCGCGGCGTCGGCCGCGAGCTCGTCGAGCTCGGCGATTCCCGAGTCGTACACGTACGAGAGCACGTGCCCGCCGTGGGTCGGGGCATCCGCCTCGCGGAGCGATCGGAGCTCGGCCAGGACCTCGGCCGGTTCGCGTCGGAATGCGGTCATCGGATGCCTCCACCGGTGCTCGCGGACACGACCGTCGCGTCCGCCTGGATGTCGTGCCGGCCGAGCGGGTACCGGCGCAGGGCGATCAGGCTGGCGGCGGCGAGCGCCGCGGGCACCACGCTGAACGCCAGGACGATGCCCGCCACGACCGTGGGCGACTGCGTGACGACCTCGGACCCCGTCGACTCGACGTAGCCGGTCGCGGCCAGCACGATCGTGAGGATGGTCGCGCCGAGCGCCATGCCCGCCGTCTCGCCGGCCGTCCACACGCCGCTGAAGCTGCCCGCCCGATCGGCACCGTGCGTCGCCGCGTCGTGCGAGATGACGTCGGGCAGCATCGCCATCGGCAGCGACTGCATGCCGGCGTAGGCGGCTCCCGCCACGCCGACCGGGAGGTACACCCATTCGCCCGGCGCCCAGATCAGGCCGACGAGGCTCAGCGCGGCGAGCGTGAACACGACCGTGGCGATCGCGAACCCGCGCTCCTTGCCGATGCGACGGGCGACGATCGCCCAGAGCGGCGCGCACAGCACCGCGGGAGCGATGAGCGCGACGAACAGCAGGGTCACCGCGGACTGGGATTCGAGCACCCAGGTCGCGATGTACTGCGCTCCGGCGAGCATGAGCCCGGTCGCGAGGCCCTGCAGCACGAACGCGGCGAGCAGCGTGCGGAATGCGGCGCTCCGCCGAAGCGCGGCGATGCCCTCGCGATATCCGTCGCGTAGCCCGCCGGCCGGTGCCGCAGCGCCGGCCGGCGACGACGATGGGGCCGGCGCGGCGGCATCCGCCCGCGTGCTGCGCCGCGGCGCGACCGTGGTCGCGATCAGCATGCCGACGCCGATCGCGACGCCGGCGACGACGGCCATGACGAGGTACCCGATGTGCTCGTCGTCGAACGCGTCGCGGATCTCGGGACCCCCGGCGCCGAACGCGAGGATCGCGACCGTGAGCACCACGACGCGCCAGGTCAGCAGGCGGGTGCGTTCGTCGTATCCCGGCGTGAGCTCCGCGGGCAGGGCGAGGTACGGCACCTGGAACACGCTGAACGCCGTCGCCGTGGCGAGGAACGCGATGCAGACCCAGACGCCGGATGCCACGGGGCCGAGGCCGGCCGGGACCGCGAACGTCAGCACGAATCCGACCGGGATGAGCGCCGCGCCGATCAGCATCGATCGGCGACGGGTGCCGGTGCGCACGAGCGCCCGGTCGCTGCGCTGCCCGATGAACGGGTCGATCAGCACGTCCCACACCTTCGCGGCGGTCACCACGAACCCGGCGACGAGCGCGGCGACGCCGAGCGTGTCGGTCAGGTAATAGACGAGGACGAGGCCCGGCAGCGTCGCGAACCCGCCGGTGCCGATCGAACCGATCGCGTACCGGGCCACCACGCCGCGCGGGAGGGGACGCTCCGGTGCGGTCATGGAGGCAGTGTAATCGCCCGCGCGGCCCGGTCCCGACGCCCTCGACGACGGCTCCGGTCGCGAAGTGGGTCAACTGACCTAGACTTGGGCGCATGCGCGCCCAGACGGCCTCCCCCGCCCTGTTCGCGAACCTGGTCGACGACGTCGTCGCCTCGGGTTCCGACACCGTCGCCGTGTCCGTACCCGCGACCGGCGAGCCCCACCACGACCTGCCGCGATCGAGTGCCGGCGACGTCCGCGACGCGGTCGCGAGGGCCCGGCTCGCGCAGTTCGCGTGGGCCCGCGCGGGCTTCGCGCACCGTCGGCGCGTGCTGCTGCGCGCCCACGACCTCATCATGCAGCGCACCGACCTGCTGCTCGACCTCGTGCAGACCGAGAGCGGCAAGACCCGCGGGCAGGCGCTCGAGGAGGTCTTCCAGGCGGCGTCCGTGACGCGCTACAACGCCCTCACCGCCAGGCGCGTGCTGCGGGGGCGGAGCGTGCGCGGAGGCATCCCGCTCCTGCTGACCACTCGCGTGCGCTACGCGCCCAAGGGCGTCGTCGGCGTCATCACGCCCTGGAACTACGCCCTCAGCCTCGCGGCGATGGACGTCGTGCCGGCGCTCGCGGCCGGCTGCGCGGTCGTGCAGAAGGCCGACGACCTGGGCGCCCTGTCCATCCTCGCGCTGCGCCGTGCGTTCATCGAGGCCGGCGTGCCCGAGGCGGTCTGGGCCGTCGTCACCGGCGAGGCGGCCGAAGCCGGTGAGGCCCTCACCGACGAGGTCGACTACATCTGCTTCACCGGATCGACCGCCACGGGGCGCCGCATCGGCGAGAAGGCGGGCCGACGCCTCATCGGAGCCTCGCTCGAACTCGGCGGCAAGAACCCGATGATCGTGCTCGACGACGTCGACCCGGAACGGGCGGCCGCCGACGCGGCGTACGCGTGCTTCTCGGCGATGGGGCAGCTCTGCGTCTCGATCGAGCGCATCTACGTGCACCGACGCATCGCCGGCCCGTTCCAGCGCGCGCTCGTCGCGCGCCTGCGCGACGCGAAGGTCGGCACCGGGCTCGACTTCGACGCCGACTTCGGCTCGCTCGCGAGCGCGACCCAACTCGAACGCGTGCGCTCCCACCTCGACGATGCCGTCGCGAAGGGCGCCGAAGTGCTCGTCGGCGGCGTACCGCGCCCCGACGCCGGCCCCTGGTGCTTCGCGCCGACCGTCCTGACCGGCGTGACCGCCGACATGCGCGTGCACGCCGAGGAGACGTTCGGCGCCGTCGCGTCGCTCTACGTCGTCGACAGCGACGAGGAGGCCGTGCTCGCCGCGAACGCGAGCGATTACGGCCTCAACGCGTCGATCCTCACCGGGTCGCCGGTCCGGGCACGCCGCATCGCGAACGCGCTCGAAGCCGGGAGCATCAACATCGGCGAGGGGTACCGCGGGTCGTTCTCGTCGGTGGACGCACCGATGGGCGGGGTCAAGGCGTCGGGAGTCGGGCGTCGGAACGGGCGCGAGGGGCTGCTGCGGTTCGTCGAACCCGTCACGGTCTCGAAGTCCACCGGCGTGCTCCCGCTGCCGACGACCGGTGCGGAGTTCAAGCTGCTCGGCGGGCCGTTCCTGCTGCTCGCGCGCGTGCTGAAGGCGATCCGGCGGGCGTGACGGCCTGACCGCCGCCGGGAGCGGCGACGGTCGGGCCGGTCTCACTCGACCGCGTCGACCGCCTCGTCGACCTCGCCGACCACCGCGACGCCCTGCGGACCCAGGACCAGCCCGCGGGCGGCGTCGCCCGACAGCAGGTCTCGGCCGTCGAGGTCCAGCACGGCCTCCTCCGACCCGTGGTTGATCACGACGACGACGTCGCCGCGCCGGACCGCGTCGACCTCGCCCCCGGTCGCGACCGGCGCGGGACGATCGACGCCGGCATCGTCGGCGATGCCCGCCACCAGGGCACGGAGCGCGACCTCATCCGGCAGCGTCGCGACGTACCAGGCCGCGCCCGACCCGGTGCCGCGCCGGGTGACGGCCGGAGCCCCGTCGGGAAGTCCCGGCGGCAACGCGGCCGGCGCCGCATCCGCCGCGCCTCCGGCAGTCCGGTCGCCGGCCCCACCGAACGCGGCGACCACCTCGGCGTCATCGGCCCGCACCACCTCGGCCCAGACCGATCCGGTCGCGGCCCCACCGAGCACCTCGCCCGCGAGCGGGACGGGCGGCGGCTCTCCGCCGCCGACCGCGCGGAGGTCGGCGCCGGCGGGTGGCGTGAACTCTTCCACGCGGATCCCGAGCGTGCGGCGCAGGCGCGCTCCGCCGAGATACCCGCCCAGGTGCACCCGCAACTCGGCGTCGACGACCCCCGTCGCGAATCCCACCACGAGCGTGCCGCCGCCGTCGGCCCAGTCCGACAGGTTCGCCGCCTGCGCCTCGGTCACCACGAACTGCGCCGGAAGCACGACCACCCGATACGACGACAGGTCGGCATCGGCCCGGACGAAGTCGACCGCATGCCCCAGGGCCGACAACGCCCGATGCCACGCGAACAGCACCTCGAGGTAGGAGACGGTCGTCGGCGAGGCATCCTGCTCGATCGCCCACCAACTGTCCCAGTCGACCGCGATCGCGACGGGAGTGCGCACCCGACCACCCTCGAGGCCGACGCTCGCCCCGCTCAGGCTCGCGAGCTCGCCGCCCAACTGCTCGATCTCGCGCCACACCCGGGTGTCGGTGCCGCCGTGCGGCACCATCCCCGAATGGAACTTCTCGGAGCCCGCGGCCGACTGCCGCCACTGGAAGAACAGGATGCCGTCGGCACCTCGCGCGACCGCCTGGTACGACCAGGCCCGCATCTGCCCCGGCGCCTTCGCCGCGTTGCGGGCGCGCCAGTTCACGGCACTCGGCGACTGCTCCATCAGCAGCCAGGGTGCCCCGGCGCCCAGCGAGCGCATGAGGTCGCGCACCATCGCCGCGTACGGCGTCGAGAGCGGGTCGGCCGGATCCGGATACGTGTCGTCCGACACGATGTCGACCTCCGCAGCCCACGCCCAGTAGTCGACCGGCTTGAAGAACCCCATGAAGTTCGTCGTGATCGGCAGGTCGCTCCCCGCCCGGATCACCTCGACCTCCGACCGGTAGCAGGCCAGCAGCTCATCGCTCGAGAAGCGGTCGAAGTCGAGCAGCTGCGTC from Agromyces sp. LHK192 includes these protein-coding regions:
- a CDS encoding DUF1003 domain-containing protein; the protein is MARADLDDRRFDTPKGSRRSVSFRGSPDKDRFGRATEWIARAMGTPWFLLGLTLFCVAWLAWNTLMPPQWRFDSSANGFTALTLVLSLQASYAAPLILLAQNRQDDRDRVQIEQDRQRAERNLADTEYLAREVVALRLAVKDLASKDFIRSELRQVLEELDRREELDRRDELDRRDELDRRDELDRRDEEDAPRATS
- a CDS encoding Mrp/NBP35 family ATP-binding protein, which produces MPPPEPTPGDLETRVRASLGSVIDPEIRRPITELDMVGGVTADDAGRVRVDVRLTIVGCPASDRIERDVREAAEQVAGTGNVEVELNVMTPEQRQALTERLRGGKARGNPFGPGTLTRVIAVTSGKGGVGKSTLTANLAVALAARGLAVGLIDADVHGFSIPGLLGLVDEHGNAVKPTRVDDMILPPVAHGVKVISIGMFVEPAEPGGRASSVAVAWRGPMLHRTLSQFLTDVWFGDLDVLLLDLPPGTGDVAISLGQLLPNAEVVVVTTPQPAAADVAERSGVVARQTGQRVVGVVENMAAFEGADGALVDLFGAGGGEEVAARLSEGQAEPVPLLASVPLSVALRRGGDEGVPVVASEPDDPAARAIEGVAAALAARPRDLQGRRLDVTVR
- a CDS encoding MFS transporter; translated protein: MTAPERPLPRGVVARYAIGSIGTGGFATLPGLVLVYYLTDTLGVAALVAGFVVTAAKVWDVLIDPFIGQRSDRALVRTGTRRRSMLIGAALIPVGFVLTFAVPAGLGPVASGVWVCIAFLATATAFSVFQVPYLALPAELTPGYDERTRLLTWRVVVLTVAILAFGAGGPEIRDAFDDEHIGYLVMAVVAGVAIGVGMLIATTVAPRRSTRADAAAPAPSSSPAGAAAPAGGLRDGYREGIAALRRSAAFRTLLAAFVLQGLATGLMLAGAQYIATWVLESQSAVTLLFVALIAPAVLCAPLWAIVARRIGKERGFAIATVVFTLAALSLVGLIWAPGEWVYLPVGVAGAAYAGMQSLPMAMLPDVISHDAATHGADRAGSFSGVWTAGETAGMALGATILTIVLAATGYVESTGSEVVTQSPTVVAGIVLAFSVVPAALAAASLIALRRYPLGRHDIQADATVVSASTGGGIR
- a CDS encoding aminotransferase class V-fold PLP-dependent enzyme, producing the protein MTAFRREPAEVLAELRSLREADAPTHGGHVLSYVYDSGIAELDELAADAARLVQPVNGLDPTTFTSVAAMESRVLGFARDVFHGDDDVVGSVTSGGTESCLMAVKGARDAWRAARTGSPRTPRLVAPVTAHAAFQKAAAYLGLELDLVPVDPATGAVSPAAIEERLGDDVALVVVSAPSYPFATMDPVFDVAAICAPRGIRLHVDACIGGFALAFRESEGDLLRPWDFRVPGITSLSADLHKYGFAPKGVSVLLTRGRDLHRRQYFATTRWPGYPVVNPTMTGSKPAGPLAAAWAIIEALGVDGFRDLSAQSARATVALREAIDGIEGLRVVGEPTGPLLAVATDDTVEPERRVDPHHWADAARGHGWILQLQPGLAQDGGEPLPRTTHLTVTPVTERVLGDLVPALRGAADEVRGVPPIDGEQALAGLAQVPGAAAVLGSGAPIDSDTAAALLRAIGLGDAADGTGGTGGGGSGGSLPAQMAPVLALVEALPAPLTERLLVELLARVVEPRS
- a CDS encoding succinic semialdehyde dehydrogenase, whose protein sequence is MRAQTASPALFANLVDDVVASGSDTVAVSVPATGEPHHDLPRSSAGDVRDAVARARLAQFAWARAGFAHRRRVLLRAHDLIMQRTDLLLDLVQTESGKTRGQALEEVFQAASVTRYNALTARRVLRGRSVRGGIPLLLTTRVRYAPKGVVGVITPWNYALSLAAMDVVPALAAGCAVVQKADDLGALSILALRRAFIEAGVPEAVWAVVTGEAAEAGEALTDEVDYICFTGSTATGRRIGEKAGRRLIGASLELGGKNPMIVLDDVDPERAAADAAYACFSAMGQLCVSIERIYVHRRIAGPFQRALVARLRDAKVGTGLDFDADFGSLASATQLERVRSHLDDAVAKGAEVLVGGVPRPDAGPWCFAPTVLTGVTADMRVHAEETFGAVASLYVVDSDEEAVLAANASDYGLNASILTGSPVRARRIANALEAGSINIGEGYRGSFSSVDAPMGGVKASGVGRRNGREGLLRFVEPVTVSKSTGVLPLPTTGAEFKLLGGPFLLLARVLKAIRRA
- a CDS encoding beta-galactosidase, with product MIRYGGDYNPEQWPREVWDDDVVLMQRAGVNLATVAVFSWARLEPRPGEYDFGWLDEVLDGLHAGGIRVDLATATASPPPWLAKLHPETLPVTEDGVRLAVGSRQQYCPSSPVYRERARRLVQQMVDRYAAHPAVDLWHVNNEYGCHVARCYCEVSAEAFRGWLERRYGTVDELNRAWGTAFWSQRYDGFEEVEPPRAAPSFRNPTQLLDFDRFSSDELLACYRSEVEVIRAGSDLPITTNFMGFFKPVDYWAWAAEVDIVSDDTYPDPADPLSTPYAAMVRDLMRSLGAGAPWLLMEQSPSAVNWRARNAAKAPGQMRAWSYQAVARGADGILFFQWRQSAAGSEKFHSGMVPHGGTDTRVWREIEQLGGELASLSGASVGLEGGRVRTPVAIAVDWDSWWAIEQDASPTTVSYLEVLFAWHRALSALGHAVDFVRADADLSSYRVVVLPAQFVVTEAQAANLSDWADGGGTLVVGFATGVVDAELRVHLGGYLGGARLRRTLGIRVEEFTPPAGADLRAVGGGEPPPVPLAGEVLGGAATGSVWAEVVRADDAEVVAAFGGAGDRTAGGAADAAPAALPPGLPDGAPAVTRRGTGSGAAWYVATLPDEVALRALVAGIADDAGVDRPAPVATGGEVDAVRRGDVVVVINHGSEEAVLDLDGRDLLSGDAARGLVLGPQGVAVVGEVDEAVDAVE